A single genomic interval of Sinorhizobium garamanticum harbors:
- a CDS encoding tripartite tricarboxylate transporter permease, protein MDIFSNLLLGAATAFQPINLVYAFIGCLLGTAIGVLPGLGPTATIAMLLPITFGLQPESALIMLAGIFYGAQYGGSTTAILINLPGESSSVVTAIDGYQMARRGRAGAALATAALGSFFAGSVATILLAVAAPPLAAVALNFGPAEYFSLMVLGLVASVALASGSLLKAFAMIAFGLLLGSVGTDVESGMPRYIFGIPELYDGLNFVAVSMGIFGICEILRNLENEHERSVGVKKVTGLMLTRDDFRRIRGPVLRGTALGSFLGVLPGGGAMLSSFAAYALEKRISPNRAEFGKGAIEAVAAPESANNAGAQTSFIPMLTLGIPGNPVMALMVGAMIIQGITPGPNVISEEPDLFWGMIVSMWSGNLMLVILNLPLIGLWVRMLTIPYHLLFPAIIGFCCIGAYSINNSVFDVFIMAGFSVVGFALSKLRFEPAPLLLGFILGPMLEENLRRAMLISQGDPTIFVRSPLSLSLLIVAVIVLGLVLSPSISRKRDEAFTE, encoded by the coding sequence ATGGATATCTTTTCCAATCTCTTGCTGGGCGCTGCGACCGCCTTCCAGCCGATAAATTTAGTCTATGCCTTCATCGGTTGTTTGCTCGGCACGGCCATCGGCGTTCTGCCGGGGCTGGGACCGACTGCGACGATCGCCATGCTGTTGCCAATCACCTTTGGACTGCAGCCGGAGTCGGCATTAATTATGCTCGCCGGCATCTTCTATGGGGCCCAGTATGGCGGCTCGACCACGGCGATCCTGATCAATCTTCCGGGCGAAAGCTCGTCCGTCGTTACCGCGATCGACGGTTACCAGATGGCCCGCCGTGGGCGCGCCGGTGCAGCACTGGCAACGGCGGCACTTGGGTCCTTCTTTGCCGGAAGCGTGGCGACCATACTACTTGCGGTCGCTGCCCCGCCGCTCGCCGCGGTCGCCCTGAACTTCGGTCCCGCCGAATATTTCTCGCTCATGGTCCTCGGCCTTGTGGCATCCGTGGCGCTCGCCAGCGGCTCGCTCCTGAAGGCGTTTGCCATGATCGCCTTCGGCCTGCTGCTTGGTTCGGTCGGCACCGACGTGGAAAGCGGCATGCCGCGATACATCTTCGGCATCCCAGAGCTTTATGACGGTCTCAATTTCGTCGCAGTCAGCATGGGCATATTCGGCATCTGCGAGATCCTCCGCAATCTCGAGAACGAGCATGAGCGTTCGGTCGGAGTAAAGAAGGTGACTGGCCTGATGCTTACCCGCGACGATTTCAGGCGCATCCGCGGTCCAGTCCTGCGCGGCACAGCGCTCGGCTCGTTCCTGGGCGTGCTGCCGGGCGGAGGCGCCATGCTATCCTCCTTCGCCGCCTATGCGCTGGAAAAGCGCATCTCGCCAAACAGGGCCGAATTCGGAAAGGGCGCGATCGAGGCAGTCGCGGCGCCGGAATCTGCCAATAATGCCGGAGCGCAAACCTCGTTCATTCCGATGCTGACACTTGGCATACCCGGTAACCCGGTCATGGCCCTGATGGTCGGCGCGATGATCATCCAGGGCATCACGCCCGGCCCCAACGTCATCTCCGAGGAACCCGATTTGTTCTGGGGCATGATAGTCTCCATGTGGTCGGGAAACCTGATGCTGGTGATCCTCAATTTGCCGTTGATCGGGTTGTGGGTACGAATGCTGACCATTCCCTATCACTTGCTGTTTCCCGCAATCATCGGCTTCTGCTGCATCGGCGCCTACAGCATCAACAACAGCGTTTTCGACGTTTTTATCATGGCGGGCTTCAGCGTCGTCGGCTTTGCGCTCTCCAAGCTGCGCTTCGAGCCTGCACCGCTGTTGCTCGGCTTCATCCTGGGGCCGATGCTGGAGGAGAACCTTCGCCGCGCCATGCTAATCAGCCAGGGCGATCCGACAATCTTCGTGCGCAGCCCGCTCAGCCTTTCGTTGCTGATCGTCGCCGTGATCGTGCTGGGCCTAGTGCTTTCTCCCTCGATCAGCCGCAAGCGCGACGAAGCCTTCACGGAGTGA
- a CDS encoding ATP-binding cassette domain-containing protein yields MANSTPLIQVKNLDLHFGAFHALKNVSVDFHAGELIGLVGDNGAGKTTLIRVLCGIYAPTSGGVFFDGNKVEKFHPKLAIDQGIETIQQSVGLCDNLSIARNFYLGREPVKRVLGIPFLDMGKMREKSTRVIRQFGLRANVSADDEVERLSGGERQSVKIGRAVEFKNRVVIMDEPTNHLSVREREHVNELAVQLKEQGLLVIYITHDIFQVHRLADRIVIMENGEKVADATTDSMTAEELEEVIRQGGRVVEKREAV; encoded by the coding sequence ATGGCGAACAGCACCCCCCTCATTCAGGTGAAGAACCTTGATCTCCACTTCGGCGCTTTCCACGCCCTCAAGAACGTCTCGGTGGACTTTCACGCCGGTGAGCTGATTGGCCTGGTCGGCGACAACGGCGCCGGCAAGACAACGCTGATCCGCGTCCTTTGCGGCATTTACGCCCCGACGTCGGGCGGGGTCTTTTTCGATGGCAATAAGGTGGAGAAATTTCACCCGAAGCTTGCGATCGACCAGGGCATCGAGACGATTCAGCAGTCCGTCGGCCTCTGCGACAACCTGTCGATCGCGCGCAATTTCTATCTCGGACGCGAGCCGGTTAAGCGTGTTCTCGGCATCCCCTTCCTCGATATGGGCAAGATGCGAGAGAAGTCTACACGCGTGATCCGGCAATTCGGCTTGCGTGCAAATGTCTCCGCGGACGACGAGGTGGAACGCCTGTCAGGCGGAGAACGTCAGTCCGTGAAGATCGGTCGCGCGGTCGAATTCAAGAACAGGGTCGTCATCATGGACGAGCCGACCAACCATCTGTCGGTACGCGAACGCGAGCACGTCAACGAGCTCGCCGTCCAGCTCAAGGAGCAGGGCCTGCTCGTCATCTACATCACTCACGACATCTTCCAGGTGCACAGGCTCGCCGACCGAATTGTGATCATGGAGAATGGCGAAAAGGTCGCGGACGCAACGACGGATTCCATGACGGCGGAAGAACTCGAAGAGGTAATCCGCCAGGGCGGGCGCGTCGTGGAAAAGCGGGAGGCGGTCTGA
- a CDS encoding ribonuclease activity regulator RraA, with the protein MSDYILSDATRAKLMKVSTASVATALYKRGLRNQFIQNVHPVSWKGVNMVGQAFTLRYIPAREDRNAITVFRNADHPQRVAVETCPAGHVLVMDSRKDPRAASAGSILVTRLAVRGCAGVVSDGGFRDAEGIGELDMPAYHQRPSAPTNLTLHEALDINVPISCGDAPVFPGDVMLGDGDGVMVIPAHLADEIAEECTGMESYEDFVLDQVRAGEPIIGLYPRTKDEYLPKFEAWRKEKAR; encoded by the coding sequence ATGTCCGACTATATATTGTCTGATGCCACACGCGCCAAGCTCATGAAGGTGTCGACGGCCTCCGTGGCAACCGCCCTCTACAAGCGCGGCCTGCGCAATCAGTTCATCCAGAATGTCCATCCCGTCTCCTGGAAGGGTGTCAACATGGTGGGCCAGGCCTTTACGCTGCGCTATATTCCGGCGCGCGAGGACCGCAATGCAATCACTGTCTTCCGCAATGCCGACCATCCACAGCGGGTGGCGGTGGAGACCTGCCCAGCCGGCCATGTGCTGGTGATGGACAGCCGCAAGGACCCGCGGGCAGCGTCCGCCGGCTCCATCCTCGTCACTCGGCTGGCCGTGCGCGGCTGTGCCGGCGTCGTCTCCGACGGCGGCTTTCGCGATGCGGAGGGTATTGGCGAGCTGGACATGCCGGCCTATCACCAGCGACCATCCGCACCGACCAACCTGACGCTACACGAGGCGTTGGACATCAACGTGCCGATCTCCTGCGGAGATGCCCCGGTCTTTCCTGGCGATGTGATGCTTGGAGACGGCGACGGCGTCATGGTGATCCCGGCGCATCTCGCCGACGAGATCGCCGAGGAATGCACCGGAATGGAGAGCTATGAAGACTTTGTACTGGATCAGGTAAGGGCTGGCGAGCCGATTATAGGTCTTTACCCCCGGACCAAGGATGAATATCTGCCTAAGTTCGAGGCATGGCGCAAAGAGAAGGCTCGCTGA
- a CDS encoding ABC transporter permease yields the protein MALSSAKPLIRRHAEIGIILIGAVLIVIFASTSDGRWANLYNIGTILQVTATLGLMSLGVALVIGTGEIDISVGSTFGMGALAYLWLATQVDPSIAAVATVLVGAAIGLFNGLLVTRTGTPSLIITLGTLMIFRGIAIALTEGFSFSIPYAARKGWTYFVLGGGDFLGFNTALYWLMTLTVILLVALKATPFGNRLLAVGGSAESAHSRGVRVDRIKLSAFVLCGMLAGFAGTLEAGKLGFADGSMGRLMELQAIASCVLGGCLLAGGRISLPGALMGAFVLSSIQSYLVVTGVRPQWFILVLGLIVVLAAYGDRSLRQWALRK from the coding sequence ATGGCTCTCTCCTCCGCCAAACCTCTTATTCGGCGTCACGCGGAGATCGGGATCATCCTGATCGGCGCCGTTCTGATCGTCATCTTCGCCTCAACATCGGACGGTCGGTGGGCCAATCTCTACAATATCGGCACCATCCTGCAGGTGACGGCAACGCTAGGCTTGATGAGCCTCGGCGTCGCTCTGGTGATCGGGACGGGCGAGATCGACATCTCGGTCGGTTCGACTTTCGGCATGGGCGCGCTGGCCTATCTCTGGCTTGCGACCCAGGTTGACCCGTCGATCGCCGCAGTTGCTACGGTGTTGGTCGGCGCCGCGATCGGACTGTTCAACGGCTTGCTGGTCACCCGAACCGGCACGCCATCCCTCATCATCACGCTTGGGACGCTGATGATCTTCCGCGGCATCGCCATCGCTCTGACCGAGGGATTTTCGTTCTCTATTCCCTATGCAGCGCGCAAGGGCTGGACCTACTTCGTCCTCGGCGGCGGTGACTTCCTGGGCTTCAACACCGCGCTCTACTGGCTCATGACGTTGACCGTTATTCTCCTGGTGGCGTTGAAAGCAACGCCTTTCGGCAACCGCCTTCTCGCCGTTGGCGGGTCCGCCGAAAGCGCGCATTCGCGTGGCGTTCGCGTTGATCGCATCAAACTGTCCGCTTTTGTCCTGTGCGGCATGTTGGCGGGTTTCGCTGGCACGCTCGAGGCCGGCAAGCTTGGCTTCGCAGACGGCTCGATGGGGCGCCTGATGGAACTGCAGGCGATTGCCTCGTGCGTGCTTGGCGGCTGCCTGCTCGCCGGCGGCAGGATCTCGCTGCCAGGTGCGCTGATGGGGGCCTTCGTTCTGTCCTCCATCCAATCCTATCTCGTGGTTACGGGCGTCCGTCCACAATGGTTCATCCTCGTCCTTGGTCTCATCGTGGTACTCGCCGCCTACGGCGACCGATCGCTGCGGCAATGGGCGCTTCGCAAGTAA
- a CDS encoding dihydrodipicolinate synthase family protein, with amino-acid sequence MTENLRTALTGISGILVTPYNDAGEINPGRQKPIVDKAIAAGVHVLVANGNTGEFYALTVEEAEAMVRASAEHIGGRVPLLAGVGRGVRDACRLARTSIAAGAAALMIHQPPDPFSSPRGLADYVKAVADAAEGLPVVLYLRNDAIGIKAVRELCKLPSVVGVKWATPNPLKLAEAIAATDPDIIWVGGLAEVWAPAFYAVGARGFTSGLINVWPERSVAIHAALEAGDYRKANDLITGMRAFEEIRAEELNGTNVTGVKAALAAIGYDCGTTRPPSAWPLTSSQHAALQAFITSNEIRF; translated from the coding sequence ATGACCGAAAATCTACGCACGGCCCTGACAGGCATCTCCGGCATCCTCGTCACACCTTATAATGACGCCGGGGAGATAAATCCCGGTCGACAAAAGCCGATTGTTGACAAGGCGATAGCAGCGGGCGTGCACGTTCTGGTCGCGAACGGCAATACGGGCGAATTCTATGCCCTGACGGTCGAGGAGGCCGAGGCCATGGTACGCGCTTCGGCCGAGCATATCGGCGGACGCGTCCCTCTTCTGGCGGGCGTCGGTCGAGGCGTACGGGATGCGTGCCGGTTGGCGCGAACATCGATTGCAGCTGGGGCCGCAGCCCTGATGATCCACCAGCCGCCGGATCCGTTCTCGTCCCCTCGTGGCCTAGCCGACTATGTGAAAGCCGTAGCCGACGCCGCGGAGGGCTTGCCCGTCGTGCTCTACCTGCGCAACGACGCCATCGGCATCAAAGCCGTAAGGGAACTTTGCAAACTGCCCTCCGTCGTCGGCGTAAAGTGGGCGACGCCGAATCCGCTGAAACTGGCCGAGGCGATCGCCGCCACCGATCCCGACATCATCTGGGTCGGCGGACTGGCCGAAGTCTGGGCTCCAGCCTTCTATGCGGTCGGCGCACGGGGCTTTACGTCTGGGCTGATCAATGTCTGGCCCGAGCGCTCGGTTGCTATCCACGCGGCGCTGGAAGCGGGAGACTACCGCAAGGCCAACGATCTGATCACCGGTATGAGAGCCTTTGAGGAGATTCGCGCCGAGGAACTGAACGGCACCAATGTAACTGGGGTCAAGGCGGCGCTGGCAGCAATCGGTTATGACTGCGGCACCACCCGGCCGCCTTCGGCCTGGCCGCTCACGTCATCCCAGCATGCGGCACTGCAGGCATTCATCACATCAAACGAAATCCGCTTCTGA
- the araD gene encoding L-arabinonate dehydratase, which translates to MTPKKTYEQLRSARWMVPDDQRSFGHRSRTMQMGYDPVDWEGRPIIAILNTWSDAQPCHMHFKDRVEWVKRGVLQAGGFPMELPALSLSENFVKPTTMLYRNLLAMETEELLRSHPVDGAVLMGGCDKTTPALIMGALSMGLPFIFLPAGPMLRGNHAGKYLGSGTDGFKYWDERRAGTISKEEWQGIEGGIARSYGHCMTMGTASTMTAIAEAMGLSLPGASSIPAADASHQRMSTQCGRRVVEMIWEDLTPDKIVTPAAVENAVTVAMATGCSTNAIIHVIAMARRAGIPLELDDLDRIGRTTPVIANIRPSGSNYLMEDFYYAGGLRALMKQLGKKLDSSAITVTGRPLTDGLEAVKVWNEDVIRPLANPVYHEGSLAVLKGNLCPGGAVIKPAACDPKFHRHKGPALVADSYAELKKIIDDPDYPLTPDTVLVLRNAGPQGGPGMPEWGMIPMPKALLKLGLRDMMRISDARMSGTSFGACVLHAAPEAYVGGPLALLRTGDMVQMDIPARSLNMLVSDDELAARRAAWTPPAPRYGRGYGLMFSKHIEQADKGCDFDFLKTDFGPRVDEPAIN; encoded by the coding sequence ATGACACCGAAAAAGACCTACGAGCAACTGCGATCCGCCCGCTGGATGGTGCCGGACGATCAGCGTTCCTTCGGCCACCGTTCGAGGACCATGCAGATGGGATACGATCCGGTGGACTGGGAGGGCCGGCCTATCATCGCGATCCTCAACACCTGGTCGGATGCCCAGCCTTGCCACATGCATTTCAAGGACCGCGTGGAATGGGTCAAACGCGGCGTCCTGCAGGCCGGTGGTTTTCCCATGGAGCTGCCGGCGCTGTCGCTTTCGGAAAACTTCGTCAAGCCGACGACCATGCTTTACCGTAACCTGCTGGCGATGGAAACCGAGGAGTTGCTGCGCTCGCATCCTGTTGACGGCGCCGTTTTGATGGGCGGCTGCGACAAAACTACGCCTGCCCTTATCATGGGCGCGCTCAGCATGGGCCTGCCCTTCATCTTCCTGCCGGCCGGACCGATGCTGCGCGGCAATCATGCCGGCAAGTATCTGGGCTCCGGTACAGACGGCTTCAAATACTGGGACGAGCGCCGCGCCGGCACGATCTCAAAAGAAGAGTGGCAGGGCATCGAGGGCGGCATCGCTCGCTCCTACGGTCATTGCATGACCATGGGCACGGCCTCGACAATGACCGCGATCGCTGAAGCCATGGGCCTTTCCCTGCCCGGCGCCTCGTCTATCCCTGCCGCTGATGCCAGCCACCAGCGCATGTCGACCCAATGCGGCCGCCGGGTCGTCGAGATGATCTGGGAAGACCTCACGCCGGATAAGATCGTTACGCCAGCGGCGGTCGAGAATGCAGTGACGGTGGCCATGGCAACGGGGTGCTCCACTAATGCCATCATCCATGTAATCGCCATGGCGCGACGGGCTGGCATTCCGCTTGAACTCGACGATCTCGATCGGATAGGCCGCACCACGCCAGTCATCGCCAACATCAGGCCATCCGGTAGCAATTACCTGATGGAGGACTTCTACTATGCCGGCGGCCTGCGCGCGCTGATGAAGCAGCTTGGTAAAAAGCTCGACAGTTCCGCGATCACGGTTACCGGCAGACCGCTGACCGATGGGCTCGAAGCGGTGAAGGTCTGGAACGAGGATGTGATCCGGCCCCTCGCCAATCCGGTCTATCACGAGGGATCGCTCGCCGTGCTGAAGGGCAATCTTTGCCCTGGTGGCGCCGTGATCAAGCCAGCGGCCTGCGACCCGAAATTCCACCGGCACAAGGGACCGGCGCTGGTGGCCGACAGCTATGCTGAACTGAAGAAGATCATCGACGATCCGGATTATCCGCTGACGCCGGATACGGTGCTGGTGCTGAGAAACGCCGGCCCGCAAGGCGGGCCGGGTATGCCGGAATGGGGCATGATCCCCATGCCGAAGGCACTTTTGAAGCTCGGCCTGCGCGACATGATGCGCATCTCCGATGCCCGCATGTCGGGCACATCTTTCGGGGCATGTGTGTTGCATGCGGCTCCCGAGGCCTATGTCGGTGGACCACTTGCGCTGCTCCGGACCGGCGACATGGTCCAGATGGATATTCCCGCACGCAGTCTGAATATGCTTGTGTCGGACGATGAGCTGGCGGCACGACGCGCCGCCTGGACGCCGCCGGCCCCGCGCTACGGGCGCGGATACGGCCTGATGTTCTCGAAACATATCGAGCAGGCTGACAAGGGCTGCGACTTCGATTTTCTCAAGACGGATTTCGGCCCCAGGGTCGATGAACCGGCGATCAACTGA
- a CDS encoding LacI family DNA-binding transcriptional regulator, whose product MTSEMMFLPSVFRRKLEKAVIDHLQNRTWKGPKVQEIAKLAGVGPATVDRVLNNRSGVRERTRARVLGALEKLKNESADRDIPLHIRLFCDSGETFNAAMAAAVTEVNRTLAGIEIEGDYLTTSEVEPSSFARRIEQEGSAADGAVVIAREHPAINRAIRKLRSIEIPVVCLTTDLPSSRRSVYIGNDQYAAGSVAALLIGNALPKERNNILIVMSVAFRCQQEREMGFRRVLRSDFPYLKIEERVISDDRPESTCEQLTRYFEAHGHPAAIYNVAGANRGVAAALEHAGRARDTIFVGHELTNHSRNLLESGVMDYVISHDFSGELATAAKWIRDNVGGVTVEPSYSQILVHTRYNCGL is encoded by the coding sequence ATGACTTCCGAGATGATGTTTTTACCATCAGTTTTTAGGCGGAAACTGGAGAAAGCTGTGATCGATCACCTGCAAAATCGGACATGGAAAGGCCCCAAAGTCCAGGAAATTGCCAAGCTCGCAGGAGTCGGTCCCGCGACGGTCGACAGGGTCCTTAACAACCGCAGCGGCGTCCGAGAACGAACGAGAGCCCGCGTCCTGGGGGCGCTCGAAAAGCTGAAGAACGAAAGCGCGGACCGCGACATCCCTTTGCACATTCGTCTATTTTGTGACTCCGGCGAAACCTTCAATGCAGCAATGGCGGCCGCTGTAACTGAGGTCAACCGAACCCTTGCCGGCATCGAGATTGAGGGAGATTACCTAACCACGAGCGAAGTCGAGCCTTCATCGTTTGCGCGCCGGATTGAGCAGGAAGGTAGCGCCGCGGATGGTGCCGTAGTCATCGCTCGCGAGCATCCGGCGATCAACCGCGCGATACGCAAGCTGCGGTCCATTGAAATTCCCGTCGTCTGCCTGACGACCGATCTGCCGAGTTCCCGTCGCAGCGTCTACATAGGCAATGACCAGTATGCCGCCGGCAGCGTGGCCGCTCTGTTGATCGGCAATGCGCTTCCGAAGGAGCGTAACAATATTCTGATCGTCATGAGCGTGGCGTTCCGCTGCCAGCAGGAGCGTGAGATGGGGTTTCGAAGGGTGCTCCGTTCCGATTTTCCATACTTGAAGATCGAGGAACGTGTGATTTCTGACGACAGGCCGGAGAGCACTTGTGAGCAGTTGACCCGCTATTTCGAGGCACATGGTCACCCGGCCGCGATCTACAATGTCGCCGGCGCTAATCGCGGCGTGGCAGCGGCACTGGAGCACGCTGGAAGGGCCCGTGACACAATCTTCGTCGGCCACGAGTTAACCAACCACTCGCGAAACCTGCTGGAATCCGGGGTCATGGACTATGTCATTTCGCACGACTTCAGCGGCGAGCTGGCGACAGCCGCCAAATGGATCCGTGACAACGTCGGGGGCGTAACCGTGGAGCCGTCCTATTCGCAGATCCTGGTGCACACCCGATACAATTGCGGTCTGTGA
- a CDS encoding sugar ABC transporter substrate-binding protein — MKFGNSILLSALMAATALGGIANAQDGEKQYRFVMVSHIGSNDPNMGWLTKSMEEFEKKYPNVKTEYISTNNYSVQEHVRLLEQAISTQPDGIAVPIVSSDAFEGPLRKAIEAGIPVVAFNIPDGRPEGERIPYLTYVGGDEYLTGKKLGEYALEKAEAGEIPKPTHVVCASHDSAHQGLKARCAGMKDAMEKAGAKVDELFIGAEPATARNTLQSFLQANPDTNYIFTVAGWSSPWAWGVANEMKLDPDVDDKGVTVLTVDEGPVSIEGVRAGHVLATNSQGFWLQGYAPMEWLYWNKEFGYAPQSNILTGPVIINKDNADKWAELVRGVFGDKAYDEQNTW; from the coding sequence ATGAAATTCGGAAATTCGATTCTGCTTTCTGCCTTGATGGCCGCCACCGCACTTGGAGGCATAGCCAATGCGCAGGACGGCGAAAAGCAATATCGCTTCGTCATGGTCTCTCACATCGGATCGAACGATCCGAACATGGGTTGGCTGACGAAGTCGATGGAGGAGTTCGAGAAGAAATATCCGAACGTCAAAACCGAATACATCTCCACCAACAACTATTCGGTCCAGGAACACGTTCGCCTTCTCGAGCAGGCTATCTCGACCCAGCCCGATGGCATCGCCGTGCCGATCGTCAGTTCCGATGCCTTCGAAGGGCCGCTGCGCAAGGCCATCGAAGCCGGCATTCCGGTCGTTGCCTTCAATATTCCGGACGGCCGGCCTGAGGGCGAGCGCATTCCCTACCTGACCTATGTCGGCGGCGACGAATATCTCACGGGCAAGAAGCTCGGCGAATACGCGCTCGAAAAGGCAGAAGCCGGCGAAATCCCGAAACCGACCCATGTCGTCTGCGCAAGCCATGACTCCGCCCACCAGGGTCTCAAGGCTCGTTGTGCCGGGATGAAGGACGCAATGGAGAAGGCCGGCGCGAAGGTTGATGAACTCTTCATCGGCGCCGAACCGGCGACGGCACGCAACACCTTGCAGTCCTTCCTGCAGGCCAACCCGGACACCAACTACATCTTCACGGTTGCTGGCTGGTCTTCACCCTGGGCATGGGGTGTCGCCAATGAGATGAAGCTCGACCCGGATGTCGACGACAAGGGCGTGACTGTCCTGACGGTTGACGAGGGTCCGGTTTCGATCGAGGGCGTGCGCGCCGGGCATGTGCTGGCGACGAACAGCCAGGGCTTCTGGCTGCAGGGCTACGCTCCGATGGAATGGCTCTACTGGAACAAGGAGTTCGGCTACGCGCCGCAGTCGAATATCCTGACCGGTCCCGTGATCATCAACAAGGATAACGCAGACAAGTGGGCCGAACTGGTCCGCGGCGTCTTTGGCGACAAGGCCTACGACGAGCAGAACACCTGGTAA
- a CDS encoding ABC transporter permease produces the protein MKQLVRSQGFGAIIGVVVMLVVFSLIDFSGWWTAQTITNVTQFTAILSFVAMGQALVIMTKEIDLSVGSVYGLAGVAFITLEPSFGVPGSLVIALVMAAFVGLLQAFAVVKGHLPSMIVTLGGLFAVRGIIYVWTGGSVHNFSADARIHPVTRLFGGELFGVEAAIFWLVVVAAVLGIVLWATPFGNRLLATGGSRESAESRGVRTDRVKIWTFVLCSLLAGFAGILTLCNQPQTHVTLGENMELEAISAAVIGGCLLTGGRGSIIGAVLGALIVVSFRYELIALGAPSSWYITFVGVVLIVAIIFNQKLARFLGHSV, from the coding sequence ATGAAACAGCTTGTGCGAAGCCAAGGCTTCGGCGCGATCATCGGCGTCGTCGTCATGCTTGTCGTGTTTTCCCTGATCGACTTTTCCGGCTGGTGGACCGCCCAGACCATCACCAATGTCACGCAGTTCACAGCCATCTTGTCCTTCGTCGCCATGGGCCAGGCCCTTGTCATCATGACGAAGGAAATCGACCTGTCTGTCGGCTCCGTTTACGGGCTGGCTGGCGTTGCCTTCATCACGCTGGAACCGAGTTTCGGTGTGCCCGGATCGCTCGTCATAGCGCTGGTCATGGCTGCCTTCGTCGGCCTTCTTCAGGCGTTTGCCGTGGTGAAGGGGCACTTGCCGTCGATGATCGTGACGCTCGGCGGCCTCTTTGCGGTCCGCGGGATCATCTATGTCTGGACGGGTGGCTCGGTCCACAATTTCTCAGCCGATGCACGCATCCATCCGGTGACCCGTCTGTTCGGCGGCGAACTGTTCGGTGTCGAAGCGGCCATATTCTGGCTTGTCGTGGTCGCCGCCGTTCTCGGTATCGTCCTCTGGGCCACACCCTTCGGAAATCGCCTTCTGGCCACCGGGGGAAGCCGCGAAAGCGCGGAATCGCGCGGCGTTCGCACCGACCGAGTGAAGATCTGGACCTTCGTCCTTTGCTCGCTGCTCGCCGGATTCGCCGGCATCCTGACCCTATGCAACCAGCCGCAAACCCATGTCACGCTCGGCGAAAACATGGAGCTCGAGGCCATTTCTGCCGCGGTCATCGGCGGCTGCCTGCTGACTGGCGGACGCGGCTCGATCATTGGAGCCGTACTCGGAGCTCTCATCGTCGTCAGCTTCCGCTACGAACTCATCGCTCTTGGCGCGCCCTCGTCCTGGTACATCACCTTCGTCGGTGTCGTGCTCATCGTGGCGATCATCTTCAATCAGAAACTGGCCCGTTTCCTCGGACACAGCGTTTGA